In the Arthrobacter zhaoxinii genome, one interval contains:
- a CDS encoding type 1 glutamine amidotransferase produces MTEDRTIKILQLYPREMNIYGDWGNVLVLKQRLKWYGYTPVVEEYNAGDEFPTDVDIIVGGGGQDSGQVVIQQDLQQLAPTLQGLAEDGLPMLVICGLYQLFGRFFRTHEGALIPGIGILDMETHGGDVRLIGNVLSVSEEFGEIHGYENHSGQTFLGPGVKPLAEIRKGEGNNTKDSTEGARYKNVVASYLHGSLLPKNPAIADFLIEKAAIRKFGSFSPVSRSEADLAELSKLSEMARQHAGQRPR; encoded by the coding sequence ATGACCGAGGACCGCACGATTAAGATCCTGCAGCTGTACCCGCGGGAAATGAATATTTACGGCGACTGGGGCAATGTGCTGGTGCTCAAGCAGCGCCTGAAGTGGTACGGCTACACGCCCGTCGTGGAGGAGTACAACGCCGGGGACGAGTTCCCGACGGATGTCGACATCATTGTCGGCGGCGGCGGGCAGGACAGCGGGCAGGTGGTGATCCAGCAGGATCTCCAGCAGCTGGCCCCCACCCTGCAGGGGCTCGCCGAGGACGGCCTGCCGATGCTGGTGATCTGCGGGCTGTACCAGTTGTTCGGACGGTTCTTTCGGACGCATGAGGGTGCACTCATTCCGGGTATCGGCATCCTGGACATGGAGACCCACGGCGGTGATGTGCGGCTGATCGGCAACGTGCTTTCCGTCAGCGAAGAGTTCGGCGAGATCCACGGCTATGAGAACCACAGCGGCCAGACGTTCCTCGGTCCGGGCGTGAAGCCGCTGGCGGAGATCCGCAAGGGAGAGGGCAACAACACCAAGGACAGCACCGAGGGTGCCCGCTACAAGAACGTGGTGGCCAGCTACCTGCACGGTTCCCTCCTGCCGAAGAACCCTGCCATTGCCGACTTCCTGATCGAGAAGGCAGCCATCCGCAAATTCGGCAGCTTCTCCCCCGTTTCCCGCTCCGAAGCGGACCTGGCGGAGCTGTCGAAGCTTTCGGAAATGGCACGCCAGCACGCCGGGCAGCGGCCGCGCTAG
- a CDS encoding class I SAM-dependent DNA methyltransferase, with amino-acid sequence MIPSADLDSYAEKMRRLVEKGMDFEVDARFVDMLAPRNSRILDIGCGIGSAVSALRRSGHQVYGIDPTRAVLDVAADIFDKGWYRQLAVEELADDRLCGEGLPGEYEVILMSGNVPAFLSDEALQDAFRRVRGLLVDGGLFVVGTTVGARGGPTAQDAAAGSAGLPLKNRFSDWHLGAFDKDSGWSVSVYAKPGALSTRTGPDGVFLLKR; translated from the coding sequence ATGATCCCAAGTGCCGACCTTGATTCCTACGCAGAAAAGATGCGCCGGCTAGTCGAAAAGGGAATGGACTTCGAGGTCGATGCACGGTTTGTCGACATGCTGGCCCCCCGGAACAGCCGGATCCTCGACATCGGGTGTGGCATCGGCTCGGCGGTTAGTGCGCTGCGCCGGAGTGGGCATCAGGTGTACGGCATCGATCCGACCCGTGCCGTTTTGGATGTCGCCGCTGACATCTTCGATAAGGGTTGGTATCGGCAGCTGGCCGTGGAGGAACTAGCTGATGATCGCTTGTGCGGAGAGGGTCTTCCGGGCGAATACGAGGTCATCTTGATGTCCGGAAACGTGCCGGCATTCCTTTCCGACGAGGCCTTGCAGGACGCTTTCAGGAGAGTTCGTGGGCTCTTGGTTGACGGTGGCCTGTTTGTAGTTGGTACCACCGTCGGAGCAAGGGGCGGCCCGACGGCCCAGGATGCTGCGGCGGGTTCCGCAGGGCTACCGTTGAAAAATCGATTTTCGGATTGGCACCTCGGCGCTTTCGACAAGGACTCAGGCTGGTCAGTGAGCGTTTATGCCAAACCGGGTGCACTAAGCACTCGCACCGGCCCGGACGGGGTCTTCCTTCTGAAGCGCTGA
- a CDS encoding YebC/PmpR family DNA-binding transcriptional regulator: MSGHSKWATTKHKKAVIDAKRAKSFAKLIKNIEVAARAGGADMAGNPALELAVSKAKKTSVPIDNINRAVKRGAGLLGEAVDYQTIMYEGYGPQGSALLIECLTDNKNRAASEVRLAVTRNGGNMGDPGSVAYMFTRKGVVNLPKNGLTEDDLLMAVLDAGADEVKESGENFEIISEPQDLRAVVGALEEASIEYETDEAEFVPSMHVELDADAARKFLKLVDALEDLDDVQNVYSNADIPAAVMAELEEDD, from the coding sequence ATGTCGGGCCACTCTAAATGGGCAACCACCAAGCACAAGAAGGCCGTAATTGATGCCAAGCGTGCCAAGTCCTTCGCCAAGCTGATCAAGAACATTGAAGTTGCAGCACGCGCCGGCGGAGCCGACATGGCAGGCAACCCGGCCCTTGAACTGGCCGTGTCCAAAGCCAAGAAGACGTCGGTGCCGATCGACAACATCAACCGCGCGGTCAAGCGCGGCGCCGGCCTGCTCGGTGAAGCCGTCGATTACCAGACCATCATGTATGAGGGCTACGGACCCCAGGGTTCGGCTCTCCTGATTGAGTGCCTCACGGACAACAAGAACCGTGCCGCCTCCGAGGTTCGCCTGGCGGTCACCCGCAACGGCGGCAACATGGGTGATCCCGGTTCGGTGGCGTACATGTTCACCCGCAAGGGCGTAGTGAACCTGCCGAAGAACGGCCTCACCGAAGACGACCTGCTGATGGCCGTCCTCGATGCCGGTGCGGACGAGGTGAAGGAATCCGGAGAGAACTTCGAGATCATCTCCGAGCCGCAGGACCTGCGTGCCGTCGTCGGCGCCCTGGAAGAAGCCAGCATCGAGTACGAGACCGATGAGGCCGAATTCGTTCCGTCCATGCACGTGGAACTGGATGCGGACGCAGCCCGCAAGTTCCTCAAGCTCGTGGACGCGCTCGAAGACCTCGACGACGTGCAGAACGTCTACTCCAACGCTGATATCCCGGCCGCCGTTATGGCCGAGCTTGAAGAAGACGACTAA
- a CDS encoding class I SAM-dependent methyltransferase, which translates to MTVAKPGNYYAVPELAGAYDADTEARQDLPFYLSLAAALGARRVADIGSGTGLLCSLLAGHGHEVIGVEPEETMLSLAASQPHADDVAWVRGTAEHLPEAWADLVLMTGHVAQYFLDDTSWAQVLSHAGRALRSGGRLAFEVRTPDAEAWRRWEGTQSTSRGTVIQTVRRNGDLVTHTDTWTNESGTWTTTETLRFPSWDTVTAGLQAAGLTVDQCWGNWDRSPVRKDSPEWIVLTSPA; encoded by the coding sequence ATGACTGTTGCAAAGCCCGGGAACTACTACGCCGTTCCTGAACTTGCAGGCGCCTACGACGCCGATACGGAAGCCCGGCAGGACCTGCCGTTCTACCTGTCCCTGGCTGCAGCACTGGGCGCCCGCCGCGTTGCGGACATCGGATCAGGAACAGGCCTGCTCTGCAGCCTTCTGGCCGGGCATGGGCATGAAGTGATCGGTGTCGAACCGGAAGAAACCATGCTCTCGCTCGCTGCGTCCCAACCGCATGCCGACGACGTCGCCTGGGTTCGAGGAACCGCGGAACATCTGCCGGAGGCCTGGGCCGATCTGGTTCTGATGACCGGACATGTCGCGCAGTACTTCCTCGATGACACCTCCTGGGCGCAGGTCCTCAGCCATGCGGGACGGGCTCTGAGGTCCGGAGGCAGGCTGGCATTTGAAGTGCGCACCCCGGACGCTGAAGCCTGGCGCCGGTGGGAGGGCACACAGAGCACCAGTCGGGGAACAGTCATCCAGACCGTCCGGCGCAACGGCGACCTGGTCACGCACACCGATACCTGGACCAACGAATCCGGCACCTGGACCACGACCGAGACCCTCCGCTTTCCCTCCTGGGACACGGTGACCGCAGGGCTGCAAGCGGCAGGACTTACGGTCGATCAGTGCTGGGGGAACTGGGATCGAAGCCCGGTGCGGAAGGATTCACCGGAGTGGATTGTCCTCACCAGCCCGGCGTAG
- the ruvA gene encoding Holliday junction branch migration protein RuvA, with product MISSLRGVVSHVGLSSAVIDVQGLGMLVQATPQTLASLRTGSEAFVHTAMIVREDSMTLYGFSDADQREVFEILLGVSGVGPRIALAVLAVHTPEAIRVAASTGDDKAFSKVSGIGPKGARRIVLELADKLVPHGTAENNPASPRWQEQVLAAMTGLGWSEKDATAAVDDTAAEHPDVAAAGNVGEILKLTLRRLGNDGARAASRRKAG from the coding sequence ATGATCAGTTCCCTCCGCGGGGTCGTTTCGCACGTGGGCCTTTCCTCCGCCGTCATCGATGTCCAAGGACTCGGGATGCTCGTCCAGGCCACTCCCCAGACACTGGCTTCGCTGCGTACGGGAAGTGAAGCGTTCGTCCACACCGCGATGATCGTCCGTGAGGACTCCATGACCCTGTACGGGTTCAGTGATGCAGATCAGCGGGAAGTATTCGAAATCCTGCTCGGCGTCAGCGGCGTGGGTCCGCGGATCGCCCTCGCCGTCCTGGCCGTCCACACTCCTGAAGCCATCCGCGTGGCCGCATCCACCGGTGATGACAAGGCCTTCAGCAAGGTCTCCGGCATCGGGCCCAAGGGTGCCCGCCGCATTGTCCTCGAACTGGCGGACAAGCTCGTGCCGCACGGCACTGCGGAAAACAACCCGGCTTCCCCGCGCTGGCAGGAACAGGTGCTGGCTGCCATGACCGGTCTCGGCTGGTCCGAAAAGGACGCCACCGCTGCAGTTGACGACACCGCTGCCGAGCATCCCGACGTCGCTGCCGCCGGCAATGTCGGGGAAATCCTGAAACTGACGCTGCGCCGCCTCGGGAACGACGGCGCGCGGGCCGCATCGCGCCGAAAGGCCGGCTAA
- a CDS encoding maleylpyruvate isomerase family mycothiol-dependent enzyme, translated as MSSRPPVWPTVHNERQALINDLESLSPGQWTQPSLCPGWDIHDVLAHLVDTAKTTRLSFLRQMVAAKFDFDTATAHGITRERAATPQATLAEFRRIRESTRTAPAAPATRLVEAIVHGEDIRRPLGLTGTYPSESVEAALQYQVKTGASLGGGKERALGFRLQAPDSQFHHGSGPEVEGTLLALLMAVSGRPVHAEDFSGEGAASFVGKLEQASH; from the coding sequence ATGTCTTCCCGACCTCCGGTATGGCCCACCGTTCACAACGAACGCCAAGCCCTCATTAACGACCTTGAATCGCTTTCGCCGGGGCAATGGACCCAGCCCTCGCTCTGCCCCGGCTGGGACATTCACGACGTCCTGGCCCACCTCGTGGATACAGCGAAGACAACTCGTCTCAGCTTTCTCCGCCAAATGGTTGCCGCGAAGTTTGATTTCGACACAGCCACCGCACACGGGATCACCCGGGAACGAGCCGCGACCCCGCAGGCCACCCTCGCTGAGTTCCGTCGCATACGTGAATCAACCAGAACGGCGCCGGCTGCTCCGGCAACGCGGCTCGTCGAAGCAATCGTGCATGGTGAGGACATCCGGCGTCCCCTTGGGCTCACAGGAACCTACCCGAGTGAGTCGGTCGAGGCAGCCCTGCAATACCAGGTCAAAACCGGGGCCTCCCTGGGCGGCGGTAAGGAACGCGCGCTTGGATTCCGTCTGCAGGCTCCCGATTCACAGTTTCACCACGGATCCGGTCCCGAAGTCGAAGGAACCTTATTGGCACTCCTCATGGCCGTCTCCGGCCGCCCCGTCCATGCGGAGGATTTCTCGGGTGAAGGCGCAGCCTCATTCGTCGGCAAGCTTGAGCAGGCGTCTCACTGA
- a CDS encoding preprotein translocase subunit YajC gives MNIADLFLPLLLAVFVIMMFRKQKKSQQTVVQQRAQMLPGTEVMTQFGLFGRIVSVDQDENKAVLELSPGNTATVHLQALTKVVTIPAEETPADDAAAVPDDASSLTLGKDTSERQDAVQDETPEETLKRLNRDDKKEN, from the coding sequence GTGAATATCGCTGATCTCTTTCTCCCTCTGCTGCTGGCGGTCTTCGTCATCATGATGTTCCGCAAGCAGAAGAAGTCGCAGCAGACGGTTGTTCAGCAGCGGGCGCAGATGCTTCCGGGTACCGAGGTCATGACCCAGTTCGGGCTTTTCGGACGGATCGTTTCCGTGGACCAGGACGAAAACAAGGCCGTTCTGGAGCTTTCCCCCGGCAACACCGCCACGGTGCACCTCCAGGCACTGACCAAGGTCGTCACCATTCCCGCTGAAGAAACACCGGCCGATGACGCCGCCGCGGTCCCCGATGATGCCTCTTCCCTCACGCTCGGCAAGGACACGTCCGAGCGCCAGGACGCCGTGCAGGACGAGACGCCGGAAGAAACACTTAAGCGCCTGAACCGCGACGACAAAAAAGAGAACTAG
- a CDS encoding HNH endonuclease produces the protein MFESNRDYPPPVDGAGCGNEPSSSPVTTWIADLSSGRALQEIAADTDAGLINRLRVLEELKAAAAAAQVRVAAAFDASVRAKDARSGIPEEHQGRGVAAQIALARRESPARGGRILGFSKALAHEMPCTLRALSEGRLNEWRATLLVRETACLSVSDRRLVDREVAGDVAGLEGLGDGRLIGRIRKLTYRIDQEALVRRAAKAQADRYVSCRPAPDTMTYLTGLLPVAQGVAVFAALSREADSLRARGDERGRGQIMADTLVERITGLTQADRVPMEVQLVMTDRTLLAGAEDPAYLQGYGVVPAMWARDAVRKAGHKERTERTGRRGAPSAPDLWLRRLYTAPTSGELIGMDSKARFVPEALSRFISTRDETCRTPWCNAPIRHRDHIRPHHLGGRTSSDNLQGLCEACNHAKEAAGWRAEGIDNPDRHTVAITTPTGHTYQSTAPPLPGT, from the coding sequence ATGTTCGAATCAAATCGGGACTATCCACCACCTGTTGATGGCGCTGGCTGTGGCAACGAACCGTCCTCCTCGCCGGTCACCACATGGATCGCCGACCTGTCGTCCGGACGGGCCCTGCAGGAGATTGCCGCCGATACAGACGCGGGTCTGATAAACCGTCTGCGCGTGCTGGAAGAACTCAAGGCCGCTGCTGCAGCAGCCCAGGTTCGCGTCGCAGCCGCCTTCGATGCCTCCGTCCGTGCAAAGGACGCCCGCTCCGGCATTCCCGAGGAGCATCAGGGGAGAGGAGTCGCTGCTCAAATTGCCCTCGCACGACGCGAATCTCCTGCACGCGGTGGGCGGATTCTTGGCTTCTCCAAGGCACTTGCACATGAAATGCCATGCACACTCCGGGCGCTGTCCGAGGGCAGACTCAACGAATGGCGGGCCACGCTTCTGGTCCGCGAGACTGCATGCCTGTCGGTATCCGACCGGCGCTTGGTGGACCGTGAGGTAGCCGGAGACGTTGCCGGTCTCGAGGGGCTCGGTGATGGGCGTTTGATTGGCCGGATCCGGAAACTGACGTACCGGATCGACCAGGAGGCACTGGTCCGGCGTGCAGCCAAGGCGCAGGCGGACCGTTATGTTTCCTGCCGGCCCGCCCCGGACACTATGACCTATCTGACAGGCCTGTTGCCGGTGGCCCAGGGCGTCGCCGTATTTGCCGCCCTCAGCCGTGAAGCGGATTCCCTCCGGGCACGCGGCGATGAACGCGGCCGGGGCCAGATCATGGCTGACACGCTGGTCGAAAGAATCACCGGCCTTACCCAAGCTGACCGTGTGCCGATGGAAGTCCAGCTCGTCATGACCGACCGTACGCTTCTTGCGGGCGCCGAAGATCCGGCCTACCTCCAGGGATACGGCGTGGTGCCGGCCATGTGGGCACGCGACGCCGTACGAAAAGCCGGACACAAAGAACGGACGGAACGGACCGGCCGGCGTGGAGCGCCTTCAGCGCCGGATCTCTGGCTCCGGCGCCTCTATACCGCGCCGACCTCGGGTGAACTCATCGGCATGGACTCGAAGGCGCGGTTTGTCCCCGAAGCATTGTCAAGGTTCATTTCCACGAGGGACGAAACCTGTCGGACACCGTGGTGCAACGCCCCGATTCGGCACCGCGACCATATCCGGCCCCATCATCTAGGCGGCCGCACCTCCAGCGACAACCTGCAGGGTCTCTGCGAAGCCTGCAACCACGCCAAGGAAGCAGCCGGATGGCGGGCCGAAGGCATTGATAATCCGGACCGGCACACGGTGGCAATAACCACGCCCACCGGGCACACCTATCAATCCACCGCACCGCCGCTGCCGGGCACCTGA
- the ruvC gene encoding crossover junction endodeoxyribonuclease RuvC: protein MSLRVLGVDPGLTRCGLGVVEVEGNRRATLVAVGVVGTVAGTALDARLLVISEAIDLWLDTHRPDVLAVERVFSQLNVSTVMGTAQASGVVIAAAARRGIPVALHTPTEVKAAVTGSGSANKDAVGKMVTKILRLDEMPKPADAADALALAITHAWRRGVAGPGPTAGSASRGTAPATGLTPAQRLWAEAEARAKRGSY, encoded by the coding sequence GTGTCTCTACGCGTCCTGGGGGTGGACCCCGGCCTGACCCGCTGCGGCCTTGGAGTAGTTGAGGTCGAGGGAAACCGCCGGGCCACCCTTGTGGCCGTTGGAGTTGTCGGCACGGTGGCCGGAACCGCGCTTGATGCGCGGCTGCTGGTCATTTCCGAAGCCATCGACCTGTGGCTGGACACGCACCGGCCCGATGTCCTGGCCGTGGAGCGGGTGTTCAGCCAGCTCAATGTCAGCACGGTGATGGGCACCGCCCAGGCCTCCGGCGTCGTCATTGCCGCAGCCGCCCGGCGCGGTATCCCGGTCGCCCTGCACACGCCCACCGAGGTCAAGGCGGCGGTGACGGGCTCCGGTTCGGCGAACAAGGATGCCGTGGGCAAGATGGTGACCAAGATCCTGCGGCTGGACGAAATGCCCAAACCTGCCGACGCTGCCGACGCGCTGGCCCTGGCGATCACCCACGCCTGGCGCCGCGGCGTCGCAGGTCCCGGACCCACCGCCGGCTCCGCCTCGCGGGGCACGGCACCGGCTACCGGACTGACTCCGGCCCAGCGGCTGTGGGCCGAAGCGGAAGCGCGGGCAAAACGCGGAAGCTACTGA
- a CDS encoding Mur ligase family protein: MSSFSILVGKLVRSASKLRGGGSALPGLVVEKIDPDFIRRTLADLPLGVAVVSGTNGKTTTTKMVVELLESQGLKVFTNRTGSNFTRGVAAALLGEVSLRGRLDADIAVLELDEAHAVHFVKLIQPRYSLLLNVLRDQLDRFGEIDKTTRLLEQIARATTETVVLNREDPRVAGIAESLTGQRAVYFGLDASLRSTFPNDDEMRGSLAEALAATQEADVVLERVSETEADFLIDGQVRTSGLKLRGVYNIFNAAAALAFARTIKGGDLDSDALFEALANVEPAFGRGESLTVNGQPLELVLVKNPSGFRLGLKSFAAHGYSTMIAINDNYADGRDMSWLWDVDFESLAEGGVDVVSGVRAYDMALRLKYDDVPVRTIEPDITDGLKRFIKDSPGVPMRIFCTYTAMLAVRRELSKITKVEVVS, translated from the coding sequence ATGAGTTCTTTCTCCATCCTGGTCGGAAAACTGGTCCGCAGTGCCTCCAAACTGCGCGGCGGCGGCTCCGCCCTGCCGGGCCTGGTGGTGGAGAAGATCGATCCCGATTTCATTCGCCGCACCCTCGCAGACCTGCCGCTCGGCGTCGCCGTCGTTTCCGGCACCAACGGCAAGACCACCACAACCAAAATGGTGGTGGAGCTGCTCGAGAGCCAGGGGCTGAAGGTTTTCACGAACCGGACCGGCAGCAACTTCACCCGCGGTGTCGCCGCGGCGCTGCTGGGCGAAGTCAGCCTGCGCGGACGCCTGGATGCGGACATCGCCGTCCTGGAACTGGACGAGGCCCATGCCGTGCACTTCGTGAAGCTGATCCAGCCGCGCTACAGCCTGCTGCTCAATGTCCTCCGCGACCAGCTGGACCGGTTCGGCGAGATCGACAAGACGACCCGGCTGCTGGAGCAGATTGCCCGTGCCACCACGGAGACCGTGGTCCTGAACCGTGAAGATCCCCGCGTCGCGGGCATTGCCGAGTCCCTGACCGGCCAGCGCGCCGTGTACTTCGGGCTCGACGCGTCGCTGCGCAGCACCTTCCCCAACGACGACGAGATGCGCGGCAGCCTCGCCGAGGCCCTCGCCGCCACCCAGGAAGCCGACGTCGTCCTGGAACGCGTCAGCGAGACCGAGGCGGACTTCCTCATCGACGGACAGGTCCGCACCTCCGGGCTGAAGCTGCGCGGCGTCTACAACATCTTCAATGCCGCTGCGGCCCTGGCCTTCGCCCGCACCATCAAGGGCGGGGACCTGGATTCGGACGCACTGTTCGAGGCGCTGGCCAACGTGGAGCCGGCCTTCGGCCGCGGCGAGTCGCTGACCGTCAACGGGCAGCCGCTGGAGCTGGTGCTGGTGAAGAATCCCAGCGGCTTCCGCCTCGGCCTGAAGTCCTTTGCCGCCCACGGCTATTCCACGATGATCGCCATCAATGACAACTACGCCGACGGCCGGGACATGTCCTGGCTGTGGGATGTGGACTTCGAATCCCTGGCCGAGGGCGGCGTCGACGTCGTCAGCGGCGTGCGTGCCTACGACATGGCCCTGCGCCTGAAGTACGACGACGTGCCCGTGCGCACCATTGAACCGGACATCACGGACGGACTGAAGCGTTTCATCAAGGACTCCCCCGGGGTTCCCATGCGGATCTTCTGCACGTACACGGCCATGCTGGCCGTGCGCCGGGAACTCTCCAAGATCACGAAGGTAGAGGTGGTCTCATGA
- a CDS encoding GNAT family N-acetyltransferase, translating to MALLDGPELLRFAIDPTRRRDASLALRIVDDVNNPMAGILSAGAATIEARGAVALTEQLAQNDWSADEPWTPLHHDMAASHKASVLRVETVEPGHTAEWVAVHWSAFRGTPIPDERSQRFVDGWRLAAESPFLDLARILSLRCRDGHVVAAAAVWSAGEGRPGLIEPLAVHQEHRGRGYGTAMASAAVDALRQLGSSSAMVCAETSNAGAVATYLAAGFTAHREVADWHRSNATPLPVQPGCVSALQKEDPVRAGASA from the coding sequence ATGGCCCTTCTCGACGGCCCCGAGCTGTTGCGGTTCGCCATCGATCCGACGCGGCGCCGAGATGCAAGCCTTGCCCTTCGCATCGTTGATGACGTCAACAACCCGATGGCTGGAATCCTCAGCGCAGGGGCAGCAACTATCGAGGCACGCGGTGCGGTCGCCTTGACCGAGCAGCTGGCGCAGAACGATTGGTCGGCCGACGAACCGTGGACACCGCTCCACCACGATATGGCAGCATCGCACAAGGCCTCGGTCCTCCGGGTTGAGACCGTGGAACCAGGTCACACCGCTGAGTGGGTGGCTGTTCACTGGTCGGCCTTTCGGGGTACCCCGATACCGGACGAGCGCAGCCAACGCTTCGTGGATGGATGGCGCCTCGCCGCGGAAAGCCCCTTTCTTGACCTCGCGCGCATACTGTCCCTGCGATGCCGTGACGGTCATGTCGTCGCTGCCGCCGCGGTGTGGTCGGCCGGCGAAGGGCGTCCGGGACTCATCGAACCACTGGCAGTGCATCAGGAACACCGTGGCCGCGGATACGGCACAGCCATGGCAAGTGCGGCAGTGGACGCGCTCCGGCAACTGGGGTCATCGAGCGCCATGGTCTGCGCGGAGACCTCTAACGCGGGAGCCGTCGCCACCTATCTGGCGGCAGGATTCACCGCGCACCGGGAAGTCGCCGACTGGCATCGAAGTAACGCGACGCCCCTGCCCGTTCAGCCCGGCTGCGTCTCAGCGCTTCAGAAGGAAGACCCCGTCCGGGCCGGTGCGAGTGCTTAG
- the ruvB gene encoding Holliday junction branch migration DNA helicase RuvB: protein MTAADSLVAPGPDPDDKAIEAALRPKNLDDFVGQKRVREQLSLVLEASRLRGRSADHVLLSGPPGLGKTTLSMIIAAEMNAPLRISSGPAIQHAGDLAAILSSLTEGEVLFLDEIHRMSRPAEEMLYMAMEDFRVDIIVGKGAGATAIPLDLPPFTLVGATTRAGLLPGPLRDRFGFTGHLEFYSTQELELVLRRSAMLMDMKVNSAGFAEVAGRSRGTPRIANRLLRRVRDWALVHGIEQIDARSAGAALDMYEVDVLGLDRLDRAVLTALITKFNGGPVGLSTLAIAVGEEPETVETVAEPYLVREGLLGRTPRGRIATRAAWEHLGLQMPENVAAAMPQNMFSGPGTNTSSAAADESLRET from the coding sequence GTGACCGCCGCCGACTCCCTCGTCGCCCCCGGCCCCGACCCGGACGACAAAGCCATCGAGGCCGCCCTGCGCCCCAAGAACCTGGACGACTTCGTGGGGCAGAAGCGTGTCCGCGAACAGCTGTCGCTGGTGCTCGAAGCGTCCCGGCTGCGCGGCCGCAGCGCCGACCACGTGCTGCTGTCCGGTCCACCCGGCCTGGGCAAGACCACCCTGTCCATGATCATTGCCGCGGAAATGAATGCGCCGCTGCGGATCAGCTCCGGGCCCGCCATCCAGCACGCCGGCGACCTCGCAGCCATCCTGTCCTCCCTCACCGAGGGCGAAGTGCTGTTCCTGGACGAAATCCACCGCATGTCCCGTCCGGCCGAGGAAATGCTCTACATGGCCATGGAGGATTTCCGCGTCGACATCATCGTCGGCAAGGGTGCCGGCGCCACCGCCATCCCGCTGGACCTGCCGCCGTTCACCCTGGTGGGTGCCACCACCCGCGCCGGGCTGCTGCCCGGGCCGCTGCGGGACCGTTTCGGCTTCACCGGCCATCTGGAGTTCTACTCCACGCAGGAACTGGAACTGGTGCTGCGCCGCTCGGCCATGCTGATGGATATGAAGGTCAACTCCGCAGGCTTCGCCGAGGTGGCCGGACGCTCCCGCGGCACGCCGCGAATCGCCAACCGGCTGCTGCGCCGCGTCCGCGACTGGGCCCTGGTGCACGGAATCGAGCAGATCGACGCCCGTTCGGCAGGTGCGGCCCTGGACATGTATGAAGTGGACGTGCTCGGCCTGGACCGGCTGGACCGTGCCGTGCTCACCGCACTGATCACCAAGTTCAACGGGGGACCGGTGGGCCTTTCCACGCTGGCGATCGCCGTCGGCGAGGAGCCGGAGACCGTGGAGACGGTGGCCGAACCGTACCTCGTCCGCGAAGGCCTGCTCGGCCGGACGCCGAGGGGCCGCATCGCGACCCGGGCCGCCTGGGAGCATCTGGGCCTGCAGATGCCCGAGAACGTGGCGGCCGCGATGCCGCAGAACATGTTCTCCGGGCCCGGTACCAACACCTCGTCCGCCGCAGCCGACGAGAGCCTGCGGGAAACTTAA